The Cellulomonas sp. P24 genome contains a region encoding:
- a CDS encoding GNAT family N-acetyltransferase, translating into MTSRIVPVSTVTDADLRAWRDLSARAVEPNVFYDPEFLVPTQRYFGTGEGIHLLVVEDRDRWLAVLPLELVPGDSRWPLRHASNAGPALQEYTSLGTPLLDDGDAPRAARELVDALRDNRALLGHAIVLHLLSVDGPAGRILSDEIHRQRLAVHVWGNDARAAVDYTQREISGWSDLVSANRARKVRKELRQLEKEAADSGLAAPELAQSDAAVGDYLAFEMRTWKGDPLRDGPAFARRDGGAEWVTSVFDGLRAKNGAYLLTLSAAPDTLHMALYLRSGSTVFGWYDAYAPDAARRSPGTLGRLLAAGHFAGVEGIRTLDMCMDPSRFPDQTSHYPDRVRITSLTVALGPWPFSRALDARRLLGHLRHRLDHIRAPHD; encoded by the coding sequence ATGACGAGCAGGATCGTTCCGGTGTCGACCGTCACGGATGCTGACCTGCGTGCGTGGCGCGATCTCAGCGCGCGGGCGGTCGAGCCCAACGTGTTCTACGATCCCGAGTTCCTCGTGCCGACACAGCGGTACTTCGGGACCGGCGAGGGGATCCACCTCCTCGTCGTCGAGGACCGGGACCGCTGGCTCGCGGTCCTTCCTCTGGAGCTCGTACCCGGCGACTCCCGGTGGCCGTTGCGTCACGCGTCGAACGCGGGGCCGGCGCTCCAGGAGTACACCTCGCTGGGCACCCCCCTGCTCGACGACGGCGACGCACCCCGCGCCGCTCGCGAGCTCGTCGACGCGCTCCGCGACAACCGCGCGCTCCTGGGCCACGCGATCGTGCTGCACCTGCTGAGTGTCGACGGTCCGGCCGGGCGCATCCTGTCCGACGAGATCCACCGTCAGCGACTGGCCGTCCACGTCTGGGGGAACGACGCCCGGGCCGCCGTCGACTACACCCAGCGGGAGATCTCCGGCTGGTCCGACCTCGTCTCGGCGAATCGCGCCCGCAAGGTGCGCAAGGAGCTGCGCCAGCTCGAGAAGGAGGCCGCCGACAGTGGTCTGGCCGCGCCGGAGCTCGCGCAGTCGGACGCGGCGGTGGGCGACTACCTGGCATTCGAGATGCGCACGTGGAAGGGAGATCCGCTCCGCGACGGTCCCGCGTTCGCGCGTCGTGACGGCGGCGCGGAGTGGGTCACGAGCGTGTTCGACGGCCTGCGGGCCAAGAACGGGGCCTATCTGCTCACGTTGTCGGCTGCACCGGACACGCTCCACATGGCGCTGTACCTGCGGTCGGGGTCCACCGTCTTCGGGTGGTACGACGCGTACGCACCTGACGCCGCGCGACGCTCGCCCGGAACCCTCGGCAGGCTTCTCGCCGCCGGTCACTTCGCGGGTGTCGAGGGTATCCGGACTCTCGACATGTGCATGGACCCCTCCCGGTTCCCGGATCAGACGAGCCACTACCCGGACCGCGTCCGCATCACGTCGCTGACGGTGGCTCTGGGACCGTGGCCGTTCTCGAGGGCGCTCGACGCCAGACGCCTGCTCGGGCACCTTCGCCACCGACTCGACCACATCCGGGCACCGCACGACTGA
- a CDS encoding sugar phosphate nucleotidyltransferase produces the protein MKVVLFCGGLGMRMRSGTDPLPKPMMPIGSRPVLWHIMRYYAHFGHTEFILCLGYGARAVKDYFLDYHETHSNDFVMSDGGEKIELLASDISDWRITFVDTGINTAIGERLRRVRRYLEDDDVFLANYGDVLTDAPMNEIVADFVKTDAVGSLLAVDPQDSFHVVKIDPDGRLTGIEPVAELEMRINGGYFVFRQGIFDYLGEGEDLVMDACVRAAKAGRFRAVRYDGFWAPMDTLKERSQLEELDRTGERPWAVWDERVQRHGTGSLDVPTIDGESRPTAGPR, from the coding sequence ATGAAGGTCGTCCTGTTCTGCGGCGGGCTCGGGATGCGGATGCGTTCGGGGACCGATCCTCTTCCCAAGCCCATGATGCCCATCGGGTCCCGCCCCGTGCTCTGGCACATCATGCGGTACTACGCGCACTTCGGACACACCGAGTTCATCCTGTGCCTCGGGTACGGGGCTCGCGCGGTCAAGGACTACTTCCTCGACTACCACGAGACGCATTCCAACGACTTCGTCATGTCCGACGGTGGCGAGAAGATCGAGCTCCTCGCGAGCGACATCAGCGACTGGCGGATCACCTTCGTCGACACGGGGATCAACACGGCGATCGGTGAGCGTCTGCGACGGGTACGCCGCTATCTCGAGGACGACGACGTCTTCCTCGCCAACTACGGTGACGTGCTGACCGACGCGCCGATGAACGAGATCGTCGCCGACTTCGTGAAGACGGACGCCGTCGGGTCGTTGCTGGCCGTGGACCCGCAGGACTCGTTCCACGTCGTGAAGATCGACCCGGACGGCAGGCTCACCGGGATCGAGCCCGTCGCAGAGCTCGAGATGCGGATCAACGGCGGGTACTTCGTCTTCCGTCAGGGGATCTTCGACTACCTCGGCGAGGGCGAGGACCTGGTCATGGACGCGTGCGTGAGAGCGGCCAAGGCCGGGAGGTTCCGCGCCGTGCGGTACGACGGCTTCTGGGCGCCCATGGACACCCTCAAGGAGCGATCCCAGCTCGAAGAGCTCGACCGGACGGGCGAGCGTCCGTGGGCGGTGTGGGACGAGCGCGTGCAGCGGCACGGCACCGGTTCCCTCGACGTCCCGACCATCGACGGTGAGAGTCGCCCGACCGCGGGGCCCCGATGA
- a CDS encoding glycosyltransferase family 2 protein, whose translation MPELPDRSAGPLVTVGVPVYNGERFLERTLAALRDQELEDIEVVVSDNGSVDGTVEIARSFVREDSRFTLLRSDTNRGVPWNWNRVLARARAPFFMWNGADDIVRPGHLRRCREALLACPEASIGFSRVVLIDAEDTVVGEMDDLDLDFVRRGPADRVALFLDRHVYQVIGFGGVMRTDVLRAMGGLPSFYGGDIALGVKMAMRAPWVQVPDQLFVSRRHDQQTNKVQGGDVLTQVRTYDPSWRRPVAFPQWFLNHRLVVEAATAPVPARERARAVAQVLRLWTVRNWRFFPFDVKRNLIRLTTGEYVGAYRPGQPGRSDDSSDTAHGA comes from the coding sequence GTGCCCGAGCTCCCTGACAGGTCGGCCGGCCCTCTGGTGACGGTCGGTGTGCCGGTGTACAACGGCGAACGGTTCCTCGAGCGGACGCTTGCCGCCCTGAGGGACCAGGAGCTGGAGGACATCGAGGTCGTCGTCTCCGACAACGGGTCGGTCGACGGCACCGTCGAGATCGCCCGGTCGTTCGTGAGGGAGGACTCCCGCTTCACGCTCCTGCGGAGTGACACGAACCGCGGCGTGCCGTGGAACTGGAACCGGGTGCTCGCCCGCGCGCGAGCCCCGTTCTTCATGTGGAACGGTGCGGACGACATCGTCCGGCCCGGCCACCTCCGCCGGTGCCGCGAGGCGCTCCTCGCGTGCCCGGAGGCGAGCATCGGGTTCTCGCGCGTCGTGCTGATCGATGCGGAGGACACGGTGGTCGGGGAGATGGACGACCTCGACCTCGACTTCGTGCGACGTGGCCCGGCGGACCGGGTGGCGCTGTTCCTGGACCGGCACGTCTATCAGGTGATCGGCTTCGGTGGTGTCATGCGGACCGACGTGCTGCGGGCGATGGGAGGGCTGCCGAGCTTCTACGGTGGCGACATCGCGCTCGGCGTGAAGATGGCGATGCGTGCTCCGTGGGTCCAGGTGCCCGATCAGCTCTTCGTCTCGCGCCGTCACGATCAGCAGACCAACAAGGTGCAGGGCGGCGACGTCCTCACGCAGGTGCGCACGTACGACCCGTCGTGGCGCAGGCCGGTCGCCTTCCCCCAGTGGTTCCTCAACCACCGACTGGTCGTGGAGGCGGCGACCGCACCGGTACCTGCTCGCGAACGTGCGCGAGCGGTGGCCCAGGTCCTTCGACTCTGGACCGTGCGGAACTGGCGCTTCTTCCCGTTCGACGTGAAGCGCAACCTCATCCGGCTCACCACCGGCGAGTACGTGGGCGCCTACCGTCCCGGGCAACCGGGAAGGTCCGACGACAGCAGCGACACCGCGCACGGTGCGTGA
- a CDS encoding glycosyltransferase family 4 protein, whose amino-acid sequence MRPPPASPAPAVAHGPAIDRDAPMVHLLTPGDHFSPRTGSAIPTVVDGLCRGGREEAPVPAVLVARGTYPDRYDSAHALEYDARSPLPAQRLLDAGLGRLGLPRAGIRRELRAALTGLRGWPTSTLLAHNAPQAVPLVPPRHRAVLYAHNVLLRSYTPREVRLALDRVAGIICVSESLASQTLPSLPPSLASRVRIVLNGVDTTVFRPRPDPARNDRLHVMFVGRMIADKGADVLLEAVRRLGRPDVVLTLVGSAGFDANARPTPFERTVLGAARELGERVRVRPFVPRPQVPGLLREADVIVVPSRWPDPCPLTVLEGMAAGAAVVASAIGGIPEQLGGAGLSVPAGDPGALADVLGALADDEPFRRRTADACRTRALSRDWVHARADLDAALGSL is encoded by the coding sequence ATGCGCCCGCCGCCGGCATCACCGGCTCCTGCCGTCGCCCACGGCCCCGCGATCGACCGCGACGCGCCGATGGTCCATCTGCTCACGCCGGGTGACCACTTCTCACCCCGGACCGGCTCGGCCATCCCGACGGTGGTGGACGGGCTGTGCCGTGGAGGGCGGGAGGAGGCGCCGGTCCCGGCCGTCCTGGTCGCACGAGGGACCTATCCCGACCGCTACGACAGCGCCCACGCCCTCGAGTACGACGCACGGTCCCCGCTGCCGGCCCAGCGGCTGCTCGACGCCGGCCTCGGCCGGCTCGGGCTGCCCCGCGCCGGCATCCGCAGGGAGCTGCGTGCGGCACTCACGGGGCTGCGGGGGTGGCCGACGTCGACGCTGCTGGCGCACAACGCCCCGCAGGCCGTGCCGCTGGTCCCGCCCCGCCACCGCGCGGTGCTGTACGCCCACAACGTGCTGCTGCGCTCGTACACCCCCCGGGAGGTGCGGCTCGCGCTGGACCGGGTCGCGGGGATCATCTGCGTGAGCGAGTCGCTCGCCTCGCAGACGCTCCCGTCCTTGCCCCCCTCCCTGGCGTCGCGGGTGCGGATCGTGCTCAACGGGGTGGACACCACCGTGTTCCGTCCTCGTCCGGACCCCGCCCGCAACGACCGGCTGCACGTGATGTTCGTCGGCCGCATGATCGCGGACAAGGGCGCCGACGTCCTGCTGGAGGCGGTCCGTCGGCTCGGCCGCCCCGATGTCGTCCTCACCCTCGTCGGCTCGGCAGGCTTCGACGCGAACGCCCGGCCGACGCCGTTCGAACGCACCGTCCTCGGCGCAGCGAGAGAGCTCGGCGAGCGTGTCCGCGTGCGCCCCTTCGTCCCACGCCCGCAGGTCCCGGGGCTGCTCCGCGAGGCCGACGTGATCGTCGTGCCGTCCCGCTGGCCCGACCCGTGTCCCCTCACCGTGCTCGAGGGCATGGCAGCTGGCGCAGCCGTCGTCGCGTCGGCGATCGGCGGTATCCCGGAGCAGCTCGGTGGCGCCGGGTTGTCGGTTCCCGCAGGCGACCCGGGTGCGCTGGCGGACGTCCTCGGGGCGCTGGCCGACGACGAGCCGTTCCGTCGTCGGACCGCTGACGCATGCCGCACCCGCGCGCTGTCACGGGACTGGGTGCACGCACGCGCAGACCTCGACGCTGCTCTGGGGTCGCTATGA
- a CDS encoding GNAT family N-acetyltransferase encodes MTSKTGPLLVARRAAAEALRRRLGFYADVTLPEFPADGWYSEDLHLRRYAEGDAAARLELENSRGMQLWDDDFVPMSTRAEFDAWLRSQDRRIREKRGPYALAIESADGGPYLGDITLWRLRDRRETAEFGIALLPGARGRNTAGRAVRATLNWIFASGTIRRVEIHHAVGNDAACFTARRCGIPVEGTLHRAFSLRHEDGSSEWLDVCAHGVCAEDLDLRRSGT; translated from the coding sequence ATGACGTCGAAGACCGGTCCGCTGCTCGTCGCCCGACGTGCTGCCGCGGAGGCCCTGCGACGACGACTCGGGTTCTACGCCGATGTCACGCTCCCCGAGTTCCCCGCAGACGGGTGGTACAGCGAGGACCTCCACCTCAGGCGGTACGCGGAGGGCGACGCGGCGGCACGACTCGAGCTGGAGAACTCCAGGGGCATGCAGCTGTGGGACGACGACTTCGTCCCGATGTCGACGCGTGCCGAGTTCGATGCCTGGCTGCGTTCCCAGGACCGCCGGATCCGCGAGAAGCGCGGACCGTACGCCCTCGCGATCGAGTCGGCGGACGGCGGCCCCTACCTCGGCGACATCACGCTGTGGCGTCTGCGCGACAGGCGTGAGACCGCGGAGTTCGGGATAGCTCTGCTACCCGGTGCTCGTGGGCGGAACACTGCTGGTCGCGCGGTGCGCGCGACGCTGAACTGGATCTTCGCCTCGGGCACGATCAGACGGGTCGAGATCCACCATGCCGTCGGGAACGATGCGGCGTGCTTCACCGCGCGCCGGTGCGGGATCCCTGTCGAGGGCACCCTGCATCGAGCCTTCTCGCTGCGTCACGAGGACGGCTCGAGCGAGTGGCTCGACGTGTGTGCCCACGGTGTCTGCGCCGAGGATCTCGACCTGCGGCGCAGCGGGACGTAG
- a CDS encoding polysaccharide pyruvyl transferase family protein, which translates to MRRGAGRPLRVGLYGGFGLGNLGNDATISVVVEHLRRNRPTVDLRLLTYADDPDLVARRFGVTTVSLLRPRQDRPVGRVKRIVARPWRLLRQLAHVWAAVRRVDAVVVAGGGVFEAEGTAGVSGWVGMTGLLTLSLAASLGRRHHLAFVGVGGTYAPRRLERFLVASSTRRAEHRSFRDEESKTALGRMGGAAQEDVVGADLVFARGWSARTSCVPGIGRASASA; encoded by the coding sequence GTGCGCCGCGGTGCCGGGCGACCTCTGCGGGTCGGTCTCTACGGGGGTTTCGGACTCGGGAACCTGGGGAACGACGCGACGATCAGCGTCGTGGTGGAGCACCTGCGGCGGAACCGGCCGACCGTCGACCTCCGGCTCCTCACCTATGCGGACGACCCCGACCTGGTCGCCCGACGCTTCGGAGTCACGACGGTCTCGTTGCTGCGGCCTCGGCAGGACCGGCCGGTCGGACGGGTGAAGAGGATCGTCGCCAGGCCGTGGCGCCTCCTGCGGCAGCTCGCGCACGTGTGGGCGGCCGTGCGGAGGGTCGATGCGGTCGTCGTGGCCGGCGGAGGTGTGTTCGAGGCTGAAGGCACGGCAGGGGTCAGTGGGTGGGTCGGGATGACCGGACTCCTCACCCTCTCGCTCGCCGCGAGCCTCGGCCGTCGCCACCACCTGGCTTTCGTCGGTGTCGGCGGAACGTACGCGCCACGTCGGCTGGAACGGTTCCTGGTGGCATCCAGCACCCGCCGCGCCGAGCACCGGTCGTTCCGCGACGAGGAGAGCAAGACGGCGCTCGGGCGGATGGGCGGAGCTGCTCAGGAGGATGTCGTCGGAGCGGACCTCGTGTTCGCCAGGGGGTGGTCGGCGCGGACGAGTTGCGTGCCGGGGATCGGGCGCGCATCGGCGTCGGCGTGA
- a CDS encoding PIG-L deacetylase family protein, whose translation MIALALPPGPLEVLCLGAHPDDIEIACGGTLLELAEARSIRATFAMLTGTPERRNEARSAAEAFVPGADVRIWDLPDGRLPAHWGEVKLALEELASQARPDLVLCPRRDDSHQDHRLVSELVPTAWRDALVLEYEIPKWDGDLRPVTHYVPVSAENAERKVRLLTAAYPSQVGRDWWSDETFLGLMRLRGIECRRRYAEGFVVRKALMSLGA comes from the coding sequence ATGATCGCGCTGGCTCTTCCACCCGGCCCTCTCGAGGTCCTGTGCCTCGGCGCCCACCCTGACGACATCGAGATCGCCTGCGGCGGGACGCTCCTCGAGCTCGCCGAGGCGCGATCGATCCGGGCGACCTTCGCGATGCTGACCGGGACGCCGGAGCGGCGGAACGAGGCCCGGTCCGCCGCCGAGGCCTTCGTGCCCGGCGCCGACGTCCGCATCTGGGATCTGCCCGACGGTCGGTTGCCTGCCCACTGGGGCGAGGTGAAGCTCGCTCTCGAGGAGCTCGCGTCGCAGGCCCGACCGGACCTCGTCCTCTGCCCGCGGCGTGACGACTCCCATCAGGACCACCGTCTCGTCAGCGAGCTCGTCCCGACGGCCTGGCGAGATGCCCTCGTCCTCGAGTACGAGATCCCCAAGTGGGACGGAGATCTCCGGCCTGTCACGCACTACGTCCCGGTGAGCGCGGAGAACGCGGAGCGCAAGGTGCGGCTCCTGACCGCTGCGTACCCGTCGCAGGTGGGGCGCGACTGGTGGAGCGACGAGACCTTCCTCGGGCTGATGCGGTTGCGCGGCATCGAGTGCCGTCGCCGGTACGCCGAGGGTTTCGTCGTCCGCAAGGCGCTCATGAGTCTCGGGGCGTGA